From the Ruminiclostridium josui JCM 17888 genome, one window contains:
- the pth gene encoding aminoacyl-tRNA hydrolase — translation MGDVYLLVGLGNPGTKFVNTRHNVGFDAIDYISAKYNIKLSKIGFKAVYGEGDIEGVRTILVKPQTFMNLSGESVREIVDWYKLPIERLIVIYDDIDLEPGRIRVRPKGSSGTHNGMKSIIYQLQDDRFPRVRIGIGRAPEKWDLADYVLSKFSKEDRQIIDQSIEKAAQAAVMITQSGPEKAMNNFNK, via the coding sequence ATGGGAGATGTATATCTTCTTGTGGGGCTTGGCAACCCAGGCACTAAATTCGTAAATACAAGACATAACGTTGGATTTGATGCTATAGATTATATATCAGCCAAGTATAATATAAAACTATCCAAAATCGGTTTTAAGGCGGTATACGGAGAAGGTGATATAGAGGGAGTCAGAACCATTCTTGTAAAGCCTCAAACTTTTATGAACCTGAGTGGGGAAAGTGTTAGGGAAATAGTTGACTGGTACAAGCTTCCTATTGAAAGATTAATAGTAATATATGATGATATTGATCTTGAACCGGGCAGAATAAGAGTAAGACCTAAAGGCAGTTCCGGCACTCACAATGGCATGAAATCCATAATATACCAATTACAGGATGACCGATTTCCAAGAGTGAGAATCGGTATCGGAAGAGCACCGGAAAAATGGGATTTGGCTGATTATGTTCTTAGTAAATTCTCTAAAGAGGATAGACAGATAATTGACCAAAGTATTGAAAAAGCGGCACAAGCAGCAGTAATGATAACGCAAAGCGGCCCGGAAAAGGCAATGAACAACTTTAATAAATAA
- a CDS encoding ribose-phosphate diphosphokinase produces the protein MNLHGKDIKIFTGNSNKPLADEIAEKIGIPVGIANVGRFSDGETAVNIGEVVRGSDVFIIQSTCQPINDNLMELLVMIDAVKRASAGRITAVIPYFGYARQDRKARARDPISAKLVANLLTIAGADRILTMDLHAPQIQGFFDIPVDHLLGLPIIAEYFKEKFASLEDVVVVSPDVGSVTRSRKVAERLDCPLAIIDKRRPKANVSEVMNIIGDIRNKKVILVDDMIDTGGTIVNGANALIEAGAKEVYASCTHGVLSGPAIQRISESAIKELVTLNTITLSEEKKIDKIKSLSVAGVFAEAIERIYGDISISTLFTQI, from the coding sequence ATGAATCTGCACGGAAAGGATATTAAGATATTTACAGGTAATTCTAATAAGCCTTTAGCTGATGAAATAGCTGAAAAAATTGGAATACCCGTAGGTATTGCGAACGTTGGAAGGTTTAGTGACGGAGAAACAGCTGTTAATATCGGTGAAGTAGTAAGAGGTTCAGATGTGTTTATCATTCAATCCACTTGTCAGCCGATAAATGATAATCTTATGGAGCTTTTGGTTATGATTGATGCTGTAAAAAGAGCTTCAGCAGGTAGAATTACAGCAGTTATTCCGTACTTTGGGTATGCCAGACAGGACAGAAAGGCAAGGGCAAGAGATCCTATTTCTGCCAAACTTGTTGCAAATCTTTTAACAATAGCCGGAGCAGACAGAATACTTACTATGGATTTGCACGCTCCACAGATACAAGGATTTTTTGATATACCTGTGGATCATCTTTTGGGTCTACCTATTATTGCCGAATATTTCAAGGAGAAATTTGCCAGCCTGGAGGATGTTGTAGTCGTTTCTCCTGACGTAGGCAGTGTTACAAGGTCTAGAAAGGTTGCTGAAAGACTGGATTGCCCGTTGGCTATAATCGATAAGAGACGTCCTAAGGCAAATGTTTCAGAAGTAATGAATATAATAGGTGACATAAGAAATAAAAAGGTAATCCTTGTTGATGATATGATTGATACAGGAGGGACTATTGTCAACGGAGCTAATGCTCTTATAGAGGCTGGTGCAAAGGAAGTATACGCAAGCTGTACACATGGTGTGCTTTCGGGGCCTGCGATTCAGAGAATTAGTGAATCTGCAATAAAAGAGTTGGTTACATTAAATACTATAACATTAAGCGAAGAAAAGAAAATTGACAAGATTAAGTCCTTGTCTGTAGCAGGAGTTTTTGCTGAAGCTATAGAAAGAATATATGGTGATATATCTATTAGTACATTGTTTACACAGATATAA
- a CDS encoding UDP-N-acetylglucosamine pyrophosphorylase: MNKIIGLVITDSNSSTFKSKKPVENHSVLGQSVLQWSGSALAEITGEAQSINSDDICRAKDLIGNSENFIINWGDQPLILADTFRHLLEKHTSEGNDATAIISCNGKASVYVFKSKNFLGRINELGIQSFSKFNIAQIFQSFQNKNKISSEDKTQFIVVDDREALSIAIGEIKSVILKKVMLSGVTVMDPSSTFIDAGAVIGEDTIIMPNTIIEGNTVVGEGSIIGPNSRIVNCKIGNNVEVANSVAYDSSIGDETHVGPFAYLRPGSNVGKNVKIGDFVEIKKSVIGDRTKISHLTYVGDAEVGSNVNIGCGVVFVNYDGKNKNKTIVGDNSFIGCNVNLVSPVVVKNDAYIAAGSTITEEVPENSLAIARQRQTIKQDWVTKKDLKRK; encoded by the coding sequence ATGAATAAAATTATTGGATTAGTCATTACAGACAGTAATAGTAGTACGTTTAAATCAAAAAAACCTGTAGAAAACCATAGTGTACTTGGCCAAAGTGTATTACAGTGGTCCGGGTCTGCATTAGCTGAAATTACAGGTGAAGCTCAATCAATAAATTCTGATGATATATGCAGAGCAAAGGATTTAATCGGAAATTCGGAGAATTTTATAATAAACTGGGGAGACCAGCCACTGATACTGGCCGATACTTTCAGGCATTTACTGGAAAAACATACATCAGAGGGGAACGACGCGACAGCTATTATTTCCTGTAATGGGAAAGCTTCGGTCTATGTGTTTAAAAGCAAAAACTTTCTAGGCCGTATAAATGAATTAGGTATTCAATCATTTTCAAAGTTTAACATTGCCCAAATATTCCAATCATTTCAAAACAAAAACAAGATATCTTCTGAAGATAAAACTCAATTTATTGTGGTCGATGACAGGGAAGCTCTTTCAATTGCTATAGGGGAAATCAAATCCGTTATATTGAAAAAGGTTATGCTGTCAGGTGTTACTGTAATGGATCCCTCATCTACTTTTATAGATGCAGGTGCGGTTATCGGCGAGGATACTATAATTATGCCAAATACCATAATAGAGGGAAATACAGTTGTGGGTGAGGGCTCCATAATTGGTCCTAACTCAAGAATTGTCAACTGTAAGATTGGAAATAATGTTGAAGTAGCAAATTCAGTTGCATATGACAGCTCCATCGGAGATGAGACTCATGTGGGACCATTTGCATATCTGAGACCGGGAAGTAATGTGGGCAAGAACGTTAAAATCGGAGATTTTGTTGAAATTAAAAAATCAGTTATCGGAGACAGAACTAAAATCTCACATCTGACATATGTTGGTGATGCCGAGGTAGGTTCAAATGTTAATATAGGATGTGGCGTTGTTTTTGTAAATTATGACGGAAAGAACAAAAACAAGACAATTGTTGGAGATAATTCATTTATAGGATGTAATGTAAATCTTGTATCGCCTGTTGTTGTAAAAAATGATGCGTATATTGCTGCAGGTTCAACCATAACAGAGGAAGTGCCTGAAAATTCTCTGGCAATAGCACGTCAAAGACAGACGATAAAGCAGGATTGGGTTACAAAGAAGGATTTAAAGCGAAAATAA
- the spoVG gene encoding septation regulator SpoVG, producing the protein MEITDIRIRKIETEGKMKAVVSVTFNNEFVVHDIKVIESQSGLFIAMPSRKTPDGEFRDIAHPINAAAREKLQTAILESYKNS; encoded by the coding sequence ATGGAAATCACAGATATCAGAATCAGAAAAATTGAAACTGAAGGAAAAATGAAAGCAGTAGTTTCTGTAACATTCAACAATGAGTTTGTTGTACACGACATCAAAGTAATCGAAAGTCAGAGCGGCCTATTTATTGCAATGCCCAGCAGGAAAACACCGGACGGTGAATTCAGAGATATCGCACATCCTATAAATGCTGCGGCTAGAGAAAAACTTCAAACTGCTATTCTTGAAAGCTATAAGAATTCATAG
- the purR gene encoding pur operon repressor: MDKIQRNERISVIIKTLCDNPNKIFTLGYFSEMFGSAKSTISEDLELLQKTFSKNSMGNICTISGASGGVKYVPFMGEKAIHETLEELAKELSHPDRILSGGFLYMLDIIYNPEWVNKMAMMFATRFSGLELDCVITVETKGIPIAFATAQYLNVPLVIVRHYNEATDGASVNINYASGSAKKIQTMVLPMKSLKRNSKILFIDDFMKAGGTSKGIIELANQFDSEVVGIGVVIETSVPDKKLVENYYSLMKLNTSKMQENNSIDIKPNI, from the coding sequence ATGGATAAAATCCAAAGAAATGAAAGGATTTCAGTTATAATCAAAACTTTGTGCGACAATCCGAACAAGATATTTACACTTGGATATTTTTCGGAAATGTTCGGTTCTGCAAAATCTACAATAAGTGAGGACCTGGAATTACTGCAAAAAACATTTAGTAAGAACTCAATGGGAAATATTTGTACTATATCTGGAGCTTCAGGTGGAGTTAAATATGTTCCATTTATGGGCGAAAAGGCTATACATGAAACTTTGGAAGAACTTGCAAAAGAATTATCTCACCCGGATAGAATACTCTCTGGGGGGTTTTTATATATGCTGGATATTATTTATAACCCCGAATGGGTTAACAAAATGGCAATGATGTTTGCTACCAGATTTTCAGGTTTGGAGCTAGATTGTGTTATTACGGTGGAAACAAAGGGGATACCAATTGCTTTTGCAACTGCACAGTACCTTAACGTTCCGTTGGTAATAGTAAGACACTATAACGAAGCCACTGATGGAGCATCTGTAAACATTAACTATGCATCCGGTTCAGCAAAGAAGATACAGACAATGGTACTTCCTATGAAATCATTAAAGCGAAATTCAAAGATACTATTTATAGATGACTTTATGAAGGCCGGAGGAACTTCAAAAGGCATTATTGAATTGGCAAACCAGTTTGACAGTGAGGTAGTTGGAATTGGAGTTGTGATAGAAACAAGTGTGCCGGATAAAAAACTTGTAGAAAATTACTATTCTTTGATGAAACTTAATACATCTAAGATGCAGGAGAATAATTCCATCGACATAAAGCCTAATATTTAG
- the murC gene encoding UDP-N-acetylmuramate--L-alanine ligase, whose translation MNNNSNILDSEKIRRIHFIGIGGSSMSGLAEILLAKGYHVSGSDIKSSSATQKLESKGAEIFIGHRAENITEPDLIVYTVAVKEDNPEMIRSKELGIPVIDRAELLGLLMKKHSFGIAVAGTHGKTTTTSMITTIMLEANTDPTAHIGGELDCIGGNTRIGSSEYFITEACEYYGSFLKFHPFMAVVLNIEIDHVDYFRDLDHIKSTFGEFVSLVPNNGYIIACADDENTLSVVSKRDCNIVTYGLKNKDAIWTAKNITYNSMGCASFDVYKEGIKMGNISLSVPGPHNVSNSLAAIAAAHTCGCSMEDIAYGLSKFGGSHKRFELKGLVDNIKVIDDYAHHPSEVQATLKAAKSSEHNKIWCVFQPHTYTRTRAFLNQFSESFGEADNIIITDIYAAREKDTGDIHAKMLAERIREKGSNAVYISDFQDIAEYLDKNAQPGDLILTMGAGDIVRCGEMFLNLRANK comes from the coding sequence TTGAATAATAATTCAAACATTTTAGATTCTGAAAAAATCAGGCGTATCCATTTTATAGGAATCGGCGGATCCAGCATGAGCGGTCTTGCCGAAATTCTTTTGGCAAAAGGCTACCATGTATCAGGCTCTGATATTAAGTCTTCCAGTGCAACTCAAAAACTTGAGAGCAAAGGTGCTGAAATATTTATAGGGCATCGTGCCGAAAATATTACAGAACCAGACCTTATTGTTTATACTGTTGCCGTTAAAGAGGATAACCCTGAAATGATCCGTTCAAAAGAGCTGGGTATCCCTGTCATAGACCGTGCCGAGCTTTTAGGACTCCTCATGAAAAAGCATTCCTTTGGAATTGCCGTTGCAGGCACTCATGGCAAAACTACCACAACCTCAATGATAACAACAATAATGCTGGAGGCAAATACAGATCCTACAGCGCATATCGGAGGTGAACTGGACTGCATAGGAGGTAATACCCGCATCGGAAGCTCTGAATATTTTATAACCGAAGCATGTGAATATTATGGAAGCTTTTTAAAATTCCACCCTTTTATGGCAGTAGTTTTAAATATTGAAATAGATCATGTGGATTACTTCCGTGATTTAGATCATATTAAGTCAACCTTTGGTGAATTTGTTTCTCTAGTTCCTAATAACGGTTATATTATAGCCTGCGCTGATGATGAAAATACTCTTTCCGTTGTCAGCAAAAGAGATTGTAATATTGTAACTTATGGATTAAAGAACAAGGATGCTATTTGGACTGCAAAAAATATAACATACAATAGCATGGGCTGTGCTTCTTTTGACGTATATAAAGAGGGTATAAAAATGGGAAATATCTCTCTATCAGTTCCGGGCCCTCACAATGTAAGCAATTCTCTTGCTGCTATTGCCGCAGCACACACTTGCGGATGCAGTATGGAAGACATAGCATATGGACTTTCTAAATTCGGCGGAAGTCACAAGCGATTTGAGTTAAAAGGCTTAGTTGATAACATTAAGGTTATTGATGATTATGCTCACCATCCTTCTGAAGTTCAGGCTACTCTAAAAGCAGCCAAAAGCAGCGAGCATAATAAAATATGGTGTGTTTTTCAGCCCCACACCTATACACGAACAAGAGCCTTTTTGAATCAATTTTCAGAATCTTTTGGAGAAGCTGATAACATAATAATAACTGATATATACGCTGCCCGGGAAAAAGACACCGGAGATATCCATGCTAAAATGCTTGCAGAAAGAATTCGAGAGAAAGGCAGCAATGCAGTTTATATAAGTGATTTTCAGGACATAGCTGAGTATCTTGATAAAAATGCTCAACCTGGAGATCTCATTCTCACAATGGGGGCGGGAGATATAGTAAGATGTGGTGAGATGTTCTTGAACCTAAGAGCAAATAAGTAA
- the fabZ gene encoding 3-hydroxyacyl-ACP dehydratase FabZ yields the protein MLTNKEIRELLPHRYPFLLVDKVIELEPGKKVVAVKNVSSNEPFFQGHFPEYPIMPGVLIVEALAQAAGIAVAVLEENKGKLGVFAGIEEMKFKNQVMPGDVLTLEAEILTSKLGVTKAKVKASVDGKIAAQGEIKFAMTKA from the coding sequence ATGCTTACAAATAAAGAAATCAGGGAATTATTACCCCACAGGTATCCGTTTTTACTGGTTGATAAAGTTATAGAACTTGAACCGGGGAAAAAAGTAGTTGCAGTAAAGAATGTTTCTAGTAATGAGCCGTTTTTTCAAGGACATTTTCCAGAATATCCAATAATGCCAGGTGTGTTGATAGTAGAGGCTTTGGCACAGGCAGCAGGGATAGCTGTTGCTGTTTTGGAAGAAAACAAAGGTAAATTAGGTGTATTTGCTGGAATTGAAGAAATGAAATTTAAAAATCAAGTAATGCCTGGGGATGTTCTTACCTTGGAAGCTGAGATTCTAACGAGTAAGCTTGGAGTTACCAAGGCAAAGGTTAAGGCAAGTGTAGACGGTAAGATTGCAGCACAAGGGGAAATCAAGTTTGCAATGACTAAGGCATAA
- a CDS encoding phosphodiester glycosidase family protein, which yields MKRNNQKLIINIGLFFALSFMLIYVGQFLFFQDNNISENAYNTLSSSVASSNSVVPSPVQYKHVTETINECKQEIYMLEFDPRDERVEFKPALSFDNIFGFEKLSDICKRNGAYAAVNGGFFYQYGDPAGMVAIDGHMLTASTGMSPVLIVDKKGARFDTFYSNIYLEHNGNKVKINDMNRIGKDNDIILYNYKFGSTNRAEIKNTSIIVEDNTITAVIEYAKEVKMKKDANVISFYGDKANLPEKMGLQAGDTVDIRIEPYLGYHYQAYECGSMLVKDGKLVVPERDKWAGTLSNRDPRTIIGIKTDGKIIMLVSDGRQPGYSEGMTGKEMGEYLIKIGVKDAAMLDGGASSQMIINGSLRNRPSYEGIERPVAGCFIVKIK from the coding sequence ATGAAAAGAAATAATCAGAAACTGATTATAAATATTGGATTGTTTTTCGCATTGTCCTTCATGTTAATTTATGTAGGACAATTTTTATTTTTCCAAGATAATAATATTTCAGAGAATGCTTATAATACTTTGAGTTCATCGGTTGCATCATCAAATTCAGTGGTGCCTTCACCTGTTCAATATAAACATGTAACAGAAACCATAAACGAGTGTAAGCAGGAAATTTATATGCTGGAGTTTGATCCAAGAGATGAGAGAGTTGAATTCAAGCCGGCATTGTCATTTGATAATATATTTGGCTTTGAAAAATTATCTGACATTTGCAAAAGAAATGGAGCATATGCAGCAGTTAACGGAGGGTTTTTTTATCAATATGGTGATCCTGCAGGCATGGTAGCAATAGATGGACATATGCTGACTGCTTCAACGGGAATGAGCCCTGTGCTAATTGTTGATAAAAAAGGAGCCAGATTCGATACTTTTTATTCAAATATTTATCTAGAGCATAATGGTAATAAAGTCAAGATAAATGATATGAACAGGATAGGTAAAGATAACGATATTATTCTATATAATTACAAATTTGGAAGCACAAACAGAGCTGAAATAAAAAATACATCAATAATTGTTGAGGATAACACAATAACAGCGGTAATAGAGTATGCAAAAGAAGTTAAAATGAAGAAAGATGCCAATGTTATTAGCTTTTATGGTGATAAAGCTAACCTGCCTGAAAAAATGGGTTTACAAGCAGGGGATACAGTCGATATTAGGATAGAGCCATATTTGGGATACCACTACCAAGCATATGAATGTGGAAGTATGCTTGTCAAAGATGGAAAATTAGTAGTTCCTGAACGTGATAAATGGGCAGGTACTCTAAGCAATCGAGATCCTAGAACCATTATCGGTATTAAGACAGACGGCAAAATAATTATGCTGGTATCTGATGGACGTCAGCCGGGATACAGTGAAGGAATGACAGGCAAAGAAATGGGTGAATATCTGATTAAAATAGGAGTAAAGGATGCGGCAATGCTGGACGGAGGAGCTTCTTCACAGATGATTATAAACGGCAGCCTCCGAAACAGACCTTCCTATGAAGGCATTGAGAGACCGGTAGCAGGGTGCTTTATAGTAAAGATTAAATAA
- a CDS encoding rod-binding protein — protein MEVGSINSKNVFDTAKSTSSKVSEDSFEKRLREAADKGDDSELKEVCHEFESLFISMLYKQMKATVPKSDYLGSDTASDIYNSMLDDQLCEVASKRGIGLGDMMYKQLSRKYKQEDSASVTGGVFDEKK, from the coding sequence ATGGAAGTAGGAAGCATTAATTCAAAAAATGTATTTGATACTGCCAAAAGTACCAGCTCCAAAGTCTCTGAGGACAGTTTTGAAAAACGGCTTAGAGAGGCTGCTGATAAAGGCGATGACAGTGAATTAAAAGAAGTGTGTCATGAGTTTGAAAGCCTGTTTATAAGCATGCTTTATAAACAGATGAAAGCTACGGTACCAAAATCGGATTATCTTGGAAGTGACACTGCTTCTGATATATACAATTCAATGCTTGATGACCAGCTTTGTGAAGTTGCATCAAAAAGGGGAATTGGCTTAGGTGATATGATGTACAAGCAGTTGTCAAGAAAGTATAAACAAGAAGATTCTGCCTCAGTTACCGGAGGAGTATTTGATGAAAAGAAATAA
- a CDS encoding flagellar hook-basal body protein has product MMRALYTAGSGMKAQQFNVDVISNNLANVNTTGYKKEKAEFKDLLYQTMDRAYVLNDAGKPVNLQVGHGTVVSSTVRNFDNGTPEQTGSNLDFAIDGEGFFTIMGPQGIVQYTRDGSFKLSITEDGMKRLTTSDGYAVLDSSGEEILFDPEVNISELSVSPLGEMSYKDAEGVSIPMDQTIGMVIFPNKYALEAVGNNLYSSNSATGEPVQVTEVENAKSIMKQGFLESSNVQVVDEMVKLIVAQRAYEVSSKAIQSSDDMLQIANNLRR; this is encoded by the coding sequence ATGATGAGAGCATTATATACAGCCGGTTCAGGAATGAAGGCTCAACAGTTCAATGTAGATGTTATTTCAAATAATCTTGCAAATGTTAATACCACTGGATATAAAAAGGAAAAAGCAGAATTCAAGGACCTCCTGTACCAGACAATGGATAGGGCATATGTTCTAAATGATGCCGGAAAGCCTGTGAATCTTCAGGTAGGACATGGAACGGTGGTAAGCTCCACAGTGAGAAACTTTGATAATGGTACTCCTGAGCAGACAGGTTCCAATCTTGATTTTGCTATAGATGGTGAAGGCTTCTTCACTATAATGGGGCCACAAGGAATTGTTCAGTATACAAGGGATGGTTCCTTTAAGCTAAGTATTACAGAGGATGGTATGAAGAGACTCACTACATCCGATGGATACGCTGTTTTAGACAGTTCAGGAGAAGAGATACTATTCGACCCTGAAGTAAATATTTCAGAACTTTCAGTATCTCCCCTTGGAGAGATGAGCTATAAAGATGCAGAAGGCGTTAGCATTCCTATGGATCAGACTATAGGCATGGTAATTTTCCCTAACAAGTACGCATTAGAAGCGGTAGGAAACAACCTTTACTCAAGCAATTCAGCAACTGGAGAACCTGTACAGGTTACTGAAGTTGAAAATGCTAAGAGTATCATGAAGCAGGGTTTTCTTGAATCTTCTAATGTTCAGGTTGTTGACGAAATGGTAAAGCTTATTGTTGCGCAGAGAGCATACGAAGTTAGCTCAAAAGCAATACAATCTTCTGACGATATGCTTCAGATAGCAAATAATTTGAGAAGATAG
- a CDS encoding flagellar hook-basal body protein has translation MIRGLYTSAWSMLANQKKLDVITNNMANVNTTAYKKDTVVYQSFPEILTRRINDTQSPTNPSAVVGTMELSSDVGEVYTYYTQGQMVQTGDRYDLAIQDNNTGETASPAFFTVGVINPQDNTMQEFYTKNGSFSLNANNQLVTGDGYAVLGKKGPITLKPGDFTVDSKGNIMQNGAIVDTLRIAQFSDSTQLRKFGNNLVQNNGSEIVEFTGSVIQGYDEQSNVNVIDEMVDMITVMRAYEANQKVLQAQDGTLEKAVNEVGLVR, from the coding sequence ATGATTAGAGGGTTATATACTTCTGCGTGGAGTATGCTGGCAAATCAAAAAAAACTAGACGTTATCACAAATAATATGGCAAATGTCAATACTACGGCATACAAGAAGGATACAGTAGTTTATCAGAGTTTTCCTGAAATTTTAACAAGGAGAATTAACGACACACAGAGTCCCACCAATCCATCAGCTGTTGTTGGTACAATGGAACTCAGTAGTGATGTCGGAGAAGTATATACGTATTACACTCAAGGTCAGATGGTGCAGACCGGAGACAGATACGACCTGGCAATACAAGATAATAATACGGGTGAGACAGCAAGTCCTGCATTTTTCACTGTAGGAGTAATTAATCCACAGGATAACACAATGCAGGAGTTCTATACAAAAAATGGCTCTTTTTCTCTTAATGCCAACAATCAGCTGGTAACAGGGGATGGATATGCTGTATTAGGTAAAAAAGGACCTATAACCCTTAAACCAGGTGATTTCACAGTTGACAGCAAAGGTAACATAATGCAGAATGGAGCTATTGTTGATACTCTTCGTATTGCACAGTTTTCAGATTCAACTCAATTAAGAAAGTTTGGAAATAATTTGGTTCAGAATAACGGAAGCGAGATAGTAGAGTTTACAGGTTCAGTTATTCAGGGGTACGATGAACAGTCAAATGTTAATGTTATAGATGAGATGGTTGACATGATAACTGTTATGAGAGCTTATGAGGCAAACCAGAAAGTGCTGCAAGCTCAGGATGGAACGTTAGAAAAAGCAGTAAATGAAGTAGGTTTGGTTAGATAA